The Neovison vison isolate M4711 chromosome 13, ASM_NN_V1, whole genome shotgun sequence genome includes a region encoding these proteins:
- the LOC122893137 gene encoding granzyme B-like, with protein MQPLLLLLLLAFHLPSGAQAGEIIGGHEAKPHSRPYMAYLSIKNQNEGRKCGGFLVHKKFVLTAAHCYGSSIQVTLGAHNIMKPETTQQVIPVKTAIPHPDYDPKNYSNDIMLLLLEREAKKTVAVKPLRLPRDKNRVRPRQVCTVAGWGKMAKIGRYPDTLQEVRLEVQDDGKCKSRYPKHYDRTIELCVGNPKEKKSSFQGDSGGPLVCNNVAQGIVSYGQNDGTPPRVYTKISPFLPWIKKTMKSPYLQEPDHLL; from the exons ATGCAGccactcctgctcctgctcctgctggccTTTCACCTGCCTTCTGGGGCCCAGGCAG GAGAGATCATCGGGGGACATGAGGCCAAGCCCCATTCCCGGCCTTACATGGCATATCTTAGTATCAAGAATCAGAATGAGGGGAGAAAGTGTGGTGGGTTCCTGGTACACAAGAAGTTCGTGCTGACGGCCGCTCACTGCTATGGGAG CTCCATCCAGGTCACCCTGGGGGCCCACAACATCATGAAACCAGAGACGACCCAGCAGGTCATCCCCGTGAAAACAGCCATCCCTCACCCAGACTATGATCCCAAGAACTACTCCAACGACATCATGTTACTGCTG CTGGAGAGAGAGGCCAAGAAGACTGTAGCTGTGAAGCCCCTCCGCCTGCCCAGGGACAAGAACCGGGTGAGGCCAAGACAGGTGTGCACTGTGGCTGGCTGGGGGAAGATGGCCAAGATAGGCAGGTACCCAGACACTCTGCAGGAGGTGAGGCTGGAAGTGCAGGACGATGGCAAGTGCAAATCCCGCTATCCCAAGCATTACGACCGCACCATTGAGCTGTGCGTGGGGAACCCAAAGGAAAAGAAGTCTTCCTTTCAG GGGGACTCTGGAGGCCCTCTCGTGTGTAACAATGTGGCCCAGGGCATTGTGTCCTATGGACAAAATGATGGGACACCACCCCGGGTCTACACCAAAATCTCACCTTTCCTGCCTTGGATAAAGAAAACCATGAAAAGCCCCTACTTACAGGAGCCAGACCATTTGCTCTAG